One region of Desulfurobacterium indicum genomic DNA includes:
- the infC gene encoding translation initiation factor IF-3 has protein sequence MKEGAISKKVEKTRVNEAIRAREVLVIGAEGEKLGVMPALKALQLAKEQGLDLVEVAPNAKPPVCRIMDYGKYKYQQQKKAQEAKKKQKVIEVKEVKLRPRTDEHDINVRIKQTRRFLEKGNKVKVVIMFRGREQAHLELGYAQLDKIYKAVDDIGQIERKPKKEGRDMFMILAPKKDKK, from the coding sequence TTGAAGGAGGGAGCCATAAGTAAGAAAGTAGAAAAAACAAGGGTTAACGAGGCTATCAGAGCAAGAGAAGTTCTTGTTATCGGTGCTGAAGGTGAAAAACTTGGAGTGATGCCGGCTCTTAAGGCACTGCAACTTGCCAAAGAGCAGGGGCTTGATCTTGTTGAGGTAGCACCGAACGCCAAACCACCAGTTTGCAGGATTATGGATTACGGTAAGTATAAATACCAGCAGCAGAAAAAGGCACAGGAAGCAAAGAAGAAGCAGAAAGTTATAGAAGTGAAAGAAGTAAAGCTCAGGCCGAGGACTGACGAGCATGACATAAACGTCCGTATAAAACAGACACGGCGTTTCCTTGAAAAGGGCAATAAGGTAAAAGTTGTTATTATGTTTAGAGGAAGAGAACAGGCTCACCTTGAGCTTGGATATGCTCAGCTTGATAAGATTTATAAAGCTGTTGATGATATTGGCCAGATAGAAAGGAAGCCGAAAAAAGAAGGTAGAGATATGTTTATGATACTTGCTCCGAAAAAGGATAAGAAATAA